Proteins co-encoded in one Spirosoma endbachense genomic window:
- a CDS encoding iron-containing alcohol dehydrogenase, translated as MSYLFNAPQTIIHGAGARHELLSQLARIGARRVFFVTDPFINGTGLVQTLAEPLRQAGLAVAVFSAVQPDPTVQNVLDGLAELNKYEADVVVAVGGGSSIDAAKAIAVMQTNEAPLHQYIGYHKIPNEGLPLIAIPTTAGTGSEATKVTVITDTERNVKMMILDAHLMPTIALVDYELTLSMPQTLTAHVGVDTLTHGIEAYVSQKANLLSDPLALSCINLVSMHLQTAWQEPMNRKAREGMAMAACLGGMAFTNSSVCLVHGMSRPLGAQFHLAHGLSNAILLPVVTRFSVPGAIERYATIARTMGQVVNESDEAACNALLAYLDQQNQLLKIPRLRDCKGIDQLVFEHLLEKMATDALASGSPQNNPIVPTPNEIIALYQQVW; from the coding sequence CCAAACCATTATTCATGGTGCTGGCGCCAGACATGAATTGCTTTCCCAACTTGCCCGCATCGGCGCCCGGCGGGTGTTTTTCGTTACCGATCCGTTTATCAATGGTACGGGTTTAGTGCAGACATTGGCGGAACCGCTCCGTCAGGCGGGTCTTGCTGTAGCTGTATTCAGCGCTGTGCAGCCCGATCCGACGGTTCAAAATGTTTTGGACGGTCTGGCAGAATTGAATAAATACGAAGCCGATGTAGTCGTGGCTGTAGGAGGAGGGAGTTCAATTGATGCCGCCAAAGCGATAGCTGTGATGCAAACGAATGAAGCGCCTTTGCACCAGTACATAGGTTATCATAAAATTCCGAATGAGGGATTACCATTAATTGCTATCCCGACCACTGCCGGAACCGGTAGTGAAGCCACTAAGGTAACCGTCATTACCGATACAGAGAGGAACGTAAAGATGATGATTCTTGACGCCCATCTCATGCCTACTATAGCGCTTGTTGATTACGAACTCACGCTTTCAATGCCCCAGACCTTAACCGCCCATGTTGGGGTCGATACGCTCACACATGGTATAGAAGCGTATGTATCGCAGAAGGCAAATCTGCTGAGCGATCCGCTTGCTTTATCATGTATTAACTTAGTTTCCATGCATTTGCAGACTGCCTGGCAAGAGCCTATGAACCGGAAAGCCCGTGAAGGAATGGCAATGGCAGCCTGCCTGGGTGGTATGGCCTTTACCAATAGCAGCGTATGTTTAGTACACGGTATGAGTCGACCCCTTGGTGCGCAGTTTCATCTGGCACACGGGTTGAGTAACGCCATTCTATTGCCTGTTGTGACACGATTCTCGGTGCCTGGTGCTATTGAACGATACGCAACAATAGCCCGGACAATGGGTCAGGTGGTCAACGAGTCTGATGAGGCTGCCTGCAACGCTTTATTAGCTTATTTGGACCAGCAGAATCAATTGTTAAAAATACCACGATTACGGGATTGTAAGGGTATAGACCAACTAGTTTTTGAGCATTTACTGGAAAAAATGGCTACTGACGCGCTTGCCTCCGGTAGTCCCCAGAACAACCCAATCGTACCCACCCCAAATGAAATTATTGCTCTCTATCAACAAGTCTGGTAA
- a CDS encoding RNA polymerase sigma-70 factor yields the protein MSVVFSLNTELSTKKGTLHPRHSDEQDSQMSHGTPIDSELFIRKTFETNPQKGCELLFRLYYSAMCTHAVRFVYSKEIAEDLVADVFFSFWNTKAFQGITQSYRSYLFRSVRNRAYNYLANELTKTDSLEAILHLESSAADVPELMMRVNELYAQVDELVASLPPQCQKIFIMNRFEGIKPKAIAESLKLSVRTVEVHIAKALGTLRTGLKDQWMLLLVMLIGS from the coding sequence ATGTCCGTTGTCTTCTCTTTGAATACAGAGCTTTCCACGAAGAAGGGAACGCTACACCCCCGACACTCAGATGAGCAAGACAGTCAAATGTCTCATGGAACGCCAATAGATTCAGAATTATTTATTCGAAAAACCTTTGAGACTAACCCTCAAAAAGGATGTGAGCTGCTCTTTCGACTCTACTATTCGGCAATGTGTACACATGCTGTACGCTTTGTTTACTCTAAAGAAATAGCCGAAGACCTTGTGGCTGATGTTTTTTTTTCATTTTGGAATACGAAAGCCTTTCAGGGCATTACTCAATCCTATCGCTCTTATCTTTTTCGTTCGGTCCGCAATCGAGCTTATAATTATTTAGCCAATGAGTTAACCAAGACAGATTCTCTGGAAGCCATTCTTCATCTTGAATCTTCTGCTGCGGATGTTCCTGAATTAATGATGCGGGTTAACGAACTGTACGCTCAAGTTGATGAACTCGTAGCGTCTTTACCTCCTCAGTGCCAGAAAATATTCATAATGAATCGGTTTGAAGGCATAAAACCCAAAGCTATTGCCGAATCGCTCAAACTATCGGTCCGCACCGTTGAAGTTCACATAGCCAAAGCGTTAGGAACCCTTCGTACGGGTTTAAAAGACCAATGGATGCTTTTACTGGTGATGTTGATAGGTTCATAA
- a CDS encoding FecR family protein — MPLQKRLIEEWLQKEKNQEQFYQWLVEWEMQSALYQPEIELPLQRYVQHMETSSHPSIEDQGPVETSVPGRHTFQLPTLHRWLVAASLALLLLFSAWIGRESILFRTYRTAFGETRTLKLDDGSHVVLNANSSLQIPRFGFGTRTREVLLQGEAFFAIKHTTDNQKFLVKTEKGFNVTVHGTEFTVYTRSQGAKVALEKGKVAINYTVGSVTKEVTLKPGDLVILDRHNQPKLKRQVDAQKYSAWKEHRFVFDDMTLRQFGDMLNETYGLQVDIPSDKLAQRTLVGSFQADDADELLKTIADIFNLKIERQKNHVILLNNVN, encoded by the coding sequence ATGCCTTTGCAAAAAAGGTTAATCGAGGAATGGTTACAAAAAGAAAAAAACCAGGAGCAGTTCTATCAATGGTTAGTGGAATGGGAAATGCAGTCGGCGTTGTATCAGCCTGAAATTGAACTGCCTTTGCAACGCTATGTCCAGCACATGGAGACTAGTTCGCATCCTTCAATAGAGGATCAGGGGCCGGTTGAGACCTCAGTTCCCGGAAGGCATACGTTTCAATTGCCAACCTTGCATCGCTGGCTTGTAGCCGCAAGCCTGGCGCTTTTGCTGCTATTTTCTGCCTGGATTGGCCGTGAGTCTATTTTATTCAGAACCTACAGGACGGCTTTTGGGGAAACACGTACGCTGAAACTGGATGATGGCAGTCATGTTGTTTTGAATGCCAATTCGTCCTTACAGATACCTCGTTTTGGGTTTGGCACGCGAACACGAGAAGTTTTATTACAAGGGGAGGCTTTTTTTGCGATTAAGCATACGACAGATAATCAGAAGTTTTTAGTAAAAACGGAGAAAGGCTTTAACGTAACTGTACATGGGACCGAATTTACAGTATACACCCGGTCCCAGGGGGCTAAAGTAGCCCTAGAGAAGGGTAAAGTCGCTATTAATTACACAGTAGGCAGTGTCACCAAAGAAGTGACCCTCAAGCCGGGTGACCTGGTTATTCTGGATCGCCATAATCAGCCGAAGCTTAAAAGGCAGGTTGATGCCCAGAAATATTCTGCCTGGAAGGAACATCGCTTTGTGTTTGACGACATGACTCTTCGCCAGTTTGGTGATATGCTGAATGAAACATATGGTCTCCAGGTAGATATTCCTAGTGATAAATTGGCCCAACGGACACTGGTAGGATCGTTTCAGGCTGATGATGCGGACGAACTTCTCAAAACGATAGCCGACATATTCAACCTCAAAATTGAACGACAAAAGAATCACGTGATTCTTTTGAATAACGTCAACTAA
- a CDS encoding SusC/RagA family TonB-linked outer membrane protein gives MSYPLGILRVGMFLLSLSVLGQSSGVPTLASARQTVRTARSSGQAGPEMRPLRSVLQELKKRYQVDILFEGGLVDRITVPANVIDYNDNLEHNLDRLLQISRLRYKKAKNGGYVIMAKEHVGSEGTSSIQTPFALTIAHAEAQDIQFSVPLSSKQVVESSTEQVIQGTVVDEKGENLPGVSIIIKGSQKGTTTDADGHFRLEVENPSAILIFSYVGYQPQEVAVGNRTALNITLKADDKTLDEIVVVGYGSVKKKDLTGSVGSIDNKEIKDLGVTRLDQALAGRVAGVQVKAVSGEPGAAPQIRVRGIGSISAGAGPLYVVDGFPTDNIQSLNPNDIASMDILKDASATAIYGSRGANGVIIINTKRGKVGRGTLTFDTFYGFQQSLKTPKYMNAPQQAQYYYDGIVNRNIDAGNSMTGDPATWKIPVPTDIIDVLSGKNTTNYVPLDAVLRTAPQQKYQLGATGGSENVKYAVSAEYLNQDGIVINTNFKRYSFRANIDAQVSRRLAVKVNLNPSFSDANVVTSTGASGGANEGVIAQATNVQPYYPMFNPDGSYFIFSPGMSAGPTAYNPVALAREVLNKQKRMGLLGNVSAEYTILNNLKFNVMVGTSLQSFRAMKFFPNLPVFLSNPAVGRDSTAMSYNWLTEYTLNYTKSINKHQFTALAGYTVQKEHTEANSLTSNNYPNNLVPTLSATSGIITNGTSTIYEWSLISYLARLNYNYNSKYYVTASIRTDGSSRFGSNHKYGVFPSAALAWRISDEPFIKNLRHVSELKLRTSYGKTGNNNIGNYEHFATINYLKYDLGGAAISGFGPAKLANPDLTWEKQGSFNIGLDAAFFNNRLTLNIDHFLSRNTDLLLNVNVAGITGFSNSLQNIGEVKNTGWEFVASTINVDKKFHWSTDFNLSTYQNRVVKLGPNGDPIYVDGNVTMIGQPIGMFFGWLTDGIFLNQQEVDKGPIFAPGAVTKSRPGDVRFVDLSGPSGKKDGVIDNYDKTIMGSPYPNFFYGMTNRFAYKNLSLSISLQGSQGNQVLSKAKAGGAASLRGRIPSFAYLNNYWKSESDIGDGQTPRPNDQPTGNARGNYSTRQLDYGSYMRINNVTLSYVFPTKVIETLKLSSLRVYLNATNPFLFTRNVNFNPDVSTSDNALTPGIDNNDYPLPKSLILGLSVGF, from the coding sequence ATGAGCTACCCCTTAGGCATACTGAGGGTAGGGATGTTTTTGCTTTCCCTATCCGTTTTAGGCCAATCCAGCGGAGTACCTACCCTGGCATCAGCTCGCCAAACCGTGCGAACAGCCAGAAGTTCTGGCCAGGCTGGCCCCGAAATGCGACCCTTGCGCAGTGTTCTCCAGGAACTGAAAAAACGCTATCAGGTTGACATTTTATTTGAAGGTGGCTTAGTCGATCGTATTACCGTCCCGGCCAATGTGATTGACTACAACGACAATCTGGAGCATAATCTGGACCGGCTTTTACAGATCTCCCGGCTACGCTACAAAAAGGCAAAAAATGGCGGGTACGTGATCATGGCTAAAGAACACGTTGGGAGTGAAGGAACTAGTAGTATCCAAACGCCATTCGCCTTGACCATCGCTCATGCTGAAGCACAGGACATTCAGTTTTCAGTACCACTTTCATCCAAACAAGTAGTCGAAAGTAGTACAGAACAGGTCATTCAGGGCACGGTAGTTGACGAAAAAGGCGAAAACTTACCGGGCGTTAGTATCATTATCAAGGGCTCGCAAAAAGGGACTACTACAGATGCCGATGGCCATTTTCGACTGGAGGTTGAGAACCCTTCCGCCATCCTTATATTTAGTTATGTCGGTTATCAGCCACAGGAAGTAGCTGTTGGTAATCGTACGGCACTCAACATTACTCTAAAAGCTGACGATAAGACACTCGACGAAATCGTAGTGGTCGGGTATGGGTCGGTCAAGAAAAAAGATTTGACAGGCTCCGTCGGATCGATTGATAATAAGGAAATTAAAGACCTGGGCGTGACCCGGCTCGATCAGGCTTTGGCGGGTCGTGTAGCGGGCGTACAGGTGAAAGCGGTTTCTGGAGAGCCGGGTGCCGCCCCTCAAATTCGGGTAAGGGGCATTGGTAGCATCTCGGCAGGGGCCGGGCCTTTGTATGTTGTCGATGGCTTTCCGACCGACAACATACAGTCATTAAACCCCAACGATATTGCCAGCATGGATATTTTGAAAGATGCATCGGCAACAGCTATCTATGGATCACGCGGGGCGAATGGCGTGATCATCATCAATACCAAACGAGGTAAAGTGGGTCGGGGAACGCTAACGTTCGATACGTTTTATGGATTTCAGCAATCCCTAAAAACACCTAAGTATATGAATGCCCCGCAACAGGCTCAGTATTACTACGATGGGATTGTGAACCGAAATATAGATGCCGGGAACAGTATGACAGGTGATCCGGCTACCTGGAAAATTCCCGTTCCTACGGATATTATCGATGTGCTCTCCGGAAAAAACACCACCAACTACGTTCCGCTGGACGCTGTGCTGCGTACAGCACCCCAGCAGAAATATCAGTTAGGAGCTACGGGAGGGAGTGAGAATGTAAAATACGCGGTTAGTGCTGAATACCTCAACCAGGATGGGATCGTCATCAATACGAATTTTAAACGCTACTCTTTTCGCGCCAATATCGATGCGCAGGTTTCCCGCAGATTAGCCGTAAAAGTAAATTTAAATCCTTCGTTTTCGGATGCTAATGTCGTTACATCGACAGGCGCTTCGGGCGGAGCGAATGAAGGCGTCATTGCCCAGGCAACGAATGTGCAACCCTACTATCCTATGTTCAATCCCGACGGATCGTACTTCATTTTTAGTCCGGGGATGAGCGCTGGACCTACGGCCTATAACCCCGTTGCCCTGGCCCGTGAAGTTCTGAATAAACAGAAGCGAATGGGGTTACTGGGTAATGTCAGTGCCGAATATACCATTCTGAATAACCTGAAATTTAATGTGATGGTAGGGACCTCATTGCAGAGTTTCAGAGCGATGAAATTCTTTCCAAACCTGCCGGTTTTCCTGAGCAACCCGGCCGTTGGTCGAGATAGCACCGCGATGAGTTATAACTGGCTGACCGAATATACCTTAAACTACACAAAGAGTATCAATAAGCACCAGTTTACGGCCCTGGCGGGGTATACCGTTCAAAAAGAACATACCGAAGCCAATAGCTTAACCAGTAATAATTACCCGAATAATCTGGTACCAACGCTGAGTGCCACCAGTGGAATTATCACGAATGGAACCTCCACTATTTATGAATGGTCACTGATATCCTATCTGGCCCGATTGAATTACAATTACAACAGTAAGTATTACGTCACGGCTTCGATCCGTACCGATGGGTCGTCCCGGTTTGGGAGCAACCATAAGTATGGTGTGTTTCCGTCGGCAGCGCTGGCATGGCGTATTTCCGACGAGCCTTTTATCAAGAATCTACGCCATGTCAGTGAACTGAAATTAAGAACGAGCTACGGAAAAACTGGGAATAATAATATTGGGAATTACGAGCATTTTGCCACCATCAATTACTTAAAGTATGATTTGGGCGGGGCTGCTATTTCGGGATTTGGACCGGCTAAACTGGCCAATCCGGATTTGACCTGGGAAAAACAAGGCTCATTTAATATTGGGCTTGATGCTGCCTTTTTCAACAACCGGCTCACGTTGAATATTGATCATTTCCTGTCCCGGAATACAGATTTATTACTGAATGTAAACGTTGCAGGCATTACGGGTTTCAGTAACTCCTTACAAAATATTGGGGAGGTCAAAAATACGGGCTGGGAGTTTGTCGCAAGCACGATCAACGTCGACAAAAAATTTCATTGGTCAACGGATTTTAATTTATCGACCTATCAGAATCGCGTTGTCAAACTGGGGCCAAACGGCGATCCGATCTATGTGGATGGAAACGTGACCATGATTGGCCAGCCCATCGGTATGTTTTTTGGCTGGTTAACCGACGGAATTTTTCTAAATCAGCAGGAAGTCGATAAAGGACCCATTTTTGCTCCTGGAGCCGTCACGAAATCACGTCCGGGCGATGTTCGGTTTGTGGATCTGAGTGGTCCTTCGGGCAAAAAGGATGGGGTTATTGACAATTACGACAAGACCATAATGGGGTCGCCCTATCCTAATTTCTTTTACGGGATGACTAACCGGTTTGCTTATAAGAACCTGAGTTTGAGCATTAGCTTACAGGGTTCACAAGGTAATCAGGTACTAAGTAAGGCGAAAGCAGGTGGTGCAGCGTCTTTACGAGGTCGAATTCCTTCCTTTGCTTATTTAAATAATTACTGGAAATCCGAATCAGATATTGGGGATGGCCAAACGCCAAGGCCAAACGATCAGCCGACAGGTAATGCACGGGGTAATTACAGTACACGGCAACTTGACTATGGGAGCTATATGCGTATCAATAACGTCACGCTGAGTTATGTGTTCCCCACGAAAGTTATTGAAACGCTCAAGTTGAGTTCGTTACGAGTTTACCTGAATGCTACCAACCCATTCTTATTTACCAGGAACGTCAATTTCAACCCCGACGTCAGTACCAGCGATAATGCATTGACGCCAGGCATTGATAATAACGATTACCCGCTGCCCAAGAGCCTGATTCTGGGTTTAAGTGTCGGATTTTAA
- a CDS encoding RagB/SusD family nutrient uptake outer membrane protein, which produces MKKIFCLLTLMCFFSCRKEIIELSPISTVSTDALYKNDKDFQDAVIGIYQPFMAQYLSFWQYGDLPGDDMEQQHSASIDLVNINNFIVNSNTPILNTSWLAYYQIIFRANTVLSKIEAADPKLITNKDRHIGEAKFLRALAYFDLVRIFGDIPLISAPISAAEASTKGRDKVDVIYSDLIIKDLMDAESKLPAKYTGADVGRATKGAAKALLGKAYLTHKEFAKAEAKLQELTTMGYSLLPNYTDLFDYTKDEHHSEYIFDIEYQDGGLGLGSTFTNIFTPNLSPVLNFYGIKGSGGQNGAPTEGIFALYESTDQRKAVSVAKVADGLIDKNGNKIPMTPIDVTTYSKKYMTSEPNANDSRANWKVIRYADVLLMYAEAMSENGKTSEALTVLNQVRTRAGASKYSNLVQGDLRDKIYLERRLEFYLEGQRWFDLVRTGQALTVLQKQGIKPFMTIFPVPLAQIQVINNPTIFPQNPGYD; this is translated from the coding sequence ATGAAAAAGATTTTCTGTTTACTCACCCTGATGTGCTTTTTTTCGTGCCGGAAGGAGATTATTGAATTAAGTCCTATCTCGACCGTCAGTACCGATGCGTTATACAAAAATGATAAAGATTTTCAGGATGCTGTAATTGGTATCTACCAGCCATTTATGGCACAGTATCTAAGCTTTTGGCAATATGGTGATTTGCCGGGCGACGATATGGAGCAACAGCATTCGGCTTCGATCGATCTGGTTAACATCAATAATTTTATTGTTAACAGCAACACCCCTATCCTCAATACCAGTTGGTTAGCGTATTATCAGATTATTTTTCGGGCGAATACGGTATTGTCTAAAATAGAAGCTGCCGACCCGAAACTGATTACGAATAAAGATCGGCACATCGGTGAGGCCAAATTTCTGCGGGCGCTGGCCTATTTTGACCTGGTCAGAATATTTGGGGATATCCCGCTTATTTCTGCGCCCATATCGGCGGCTGAAGCGTCAACAAAAGGTCGTGATAAAGTCGATGTCATTTATAGCGATCTGATCATAAAAGATCTGATGGATGCGGAGAGTAAACTGCCGGCAAAATATACTGGTGCGGACGTGGGTCGTGCCACGAAAGGAGCTGCTAAAGCGCTATTGGGCAAAGCCTATCTGACGCATAAGGAGTTTGCCAAGGCAGAAGCCAAATTGCAGGAACTGACAACGATGGGCTATTCACTGTTGCCCAACTATACTGACTTGTTCGATTACACGAAAGACGAACACCATAGCGAATATATATTCGATATTGAATACCAGGATGGTGGGCTGGGATTGGGTAGTACGTTCACCAATATCTTTACCCCCAATCTATCGCCGGTTCTGAATTTTTACGGCATCAAAGGCTCGGGCGGCCAAAATGGAGCACCTACGGAAGGCATCTTTGCTCTCTACGAGTCCACGGACCAGCGAAAAGCCGTTTCCGTTGCTAAAGTAGCCGATGGATTGATCGACAAGAATGGCAACAAGATCCCCATGACTCCCATTGACGTTACGACCTACAGTAAAAAGTACATGACGTCGGAACCCAATGCGAACGATAGCCGGGCCAACTGGAAAGTCATTCGGTATGCGGATGTACTGCTTATGTATGCCGAAGCGATGAGCGAGAACGGGAAGACCAGCGAGGCCCTCACGGTGCTGAATCAGGTACGTACTCGGGCAGGAGCCAGCAAATACAGTAATCTGGTTCAGGGCGATTTGCGGGACAAAATTTACCTGGAACGTCGACTGGAATTCTATCTGGAAGGCCAGCGATGGTTTGATTTAGTGCGAACGGGACAGGCACTTACTGTGCTGCAAAAACAGGGAATAAAGCCGTTCATGACCATATTCCCGGTTCCGCTCGCGCAGATACAGGTTATTAACAATCCCACTATTTTCCCCCAGAATCCAGGCTACGATTAA
- a CDS encoding mandelate racemase/muconate lactonizing enzyme family protein: MNTNRRGFISSAVAGGLGVASLPLSSYGGDIRSHSAMPNDLQARYDKLDEVVKRPIFRKELFSSPVILETIELLRDRDNFLVRVRSKDGAEGIAAGHGSQNSKSWPAFKGLMNRFLGKDARELDTLVPGDSGKSGGIPFNSQVAVLEFAILDMMGNLAKKPAGELIGKIIHPMIPIYQGSRVVELRQLPPEQSLEIVKKDLLESKAKAIKLRAGGGGVLDGDNAPGRTEKLIKMARETFGDQIVLGCDGNGNYTRKGGLRIGKVLEEYNYQWWEEMVPFGQYDDLKHVKDGLKIPISTGESESYISTFRWLIANDACDIVQPDQLYFGGMIRSMKVARMAEAFGKTIVPHITQYGLGYLYMLHFISACPNAGKYQEFDLFSTRDANGNQIPIVYKSGDPIVSHDGVLKVPTGSGLGIVIDPDYVKKHKVVKDW; encoded by the coding sequence ATGAATACAAATCGACGGGGATTTATTAGTTCCGCCGTGGCAGGTGGTCTTGGCGTGGCATCTTTGCCCCTATCTTCCTATGGAGGAGACATCCGATCCCATAGCGCAATGCCCAACGACCTTCAGGCCCGATACGATAAGCTGGATGAGGTCGTGAAACGACCGATCTTCCGAAAAGAATTGTTTTCCTCTCCAGTTATTCTGGAGACTATTGAATTGCTGCGCGACCGGGATAATTTTTTGGTGCGGGTACGCTCCAAAGACGGCGCCGAAGGCATTGCGGCTGGTCACGGAAGTCAGAATAGCAAAAGCTGGCCTGCCTTTAAAGGTCTTATGAACCGGTTTCTCGGGAAAGATGCCCGTGAGCTGGACACCCTGGTCCCCGGTGACAGTGGTAAAAGTGGTGGTATTCCCTTCAATTCTCAGGTGGCCGTTCTGGAATTTGCCATTCTGGACATGATGGGAAATCTGGCAAAAAAACCGGCAGGCGAACTGATCGGGAAAATCATCCATCCTATGATACCCATTTATCAGGGTTCGCGGGTTGTGGAACTACGTCAGCTACCACCAGAACAGTCACTCGAAATTGTCAAGAAGGATTTATTGGAAAGCAAGGCCAAAGCAATCAAGCTGAGAGCGGGCGGTGGCGGAGTGCTTGATGGTGACAATGCGCCGGGAAGGACGGAAAAGTTGATCAAAATGGCTCGGGAAACGTTTGGCGATCAGATTGTTCTGGGCTGTGATGGTAATGGAAACTATACCCGTAAAGGTGGACTCCGTATCGGCAAAGTATTGGAAGAATACAATTACCAGTGGTGGGAGGAAATGGTTCCGTTTGGCCAGTATGACGACCTGAAACACGTAAAAGACGGGCTAAAAATCCCGATTTCAACCGGTGAATCAGAAAGTTATATCAGCACATTCCGATGGCTGATTGCCAACGATGCCTGTGATATAGTCCAACCCGATCAGCTCTATTTCGGGGGTATGATCCGATCCATGAAAGTGGCCCGGATGGCTGAAGCGTTTGGCAAAACGATTGTACCGCACATCACCCAATACGGGCTAGGCTATCTCTACATGCTGCATTTTATTTCAGCCTGCCCCAATGCCGGGAAATACCAGGAGTTCGATCTGTTTTCGACTCGCGATGCCAATGGGAATCAGATTCCGATTGTCTACAAATCCGGTGATCCAATTGTCAGTCATGATGGCGTGCTGAAGGTGCCAACGGGGTCGGGGCTTGGTATTGTGATTGACCCCGATTATGTCAAAAAACACAAAGTAGTAAAGGATTGGTAA
- a CDS encoding mandelate racemase/muconate lactonizing enzyme family protein, with translation MKTNRRHFLSSAMAGGLGMAGSVAALGGDGHSDAPKPLDLKARYAKLDEALKRPVLKKELFPSPVMIETMELLRDRENFIVRVRSKDGAEGIAVGHTGLNPKGGGGQSVRNWPLTHFYFTRFEGKDARDLEDLIPDEHGKSGGVPTNVVLATVELAILDMMGNTIKKPIGALIGNIVNPMVNVYQGSRITELLSLPPEQSLEIVKKDLEETKAKAIKMRVGGPGQLDQDSKAGNLKLIKMARETFGDKIVLGCDGNNKFTVEGGIRMGKILEEYNYQWWEEMVPYGWYDELKMVKDGLKIPIFTGESEAFISTFRWLIANDACDVVQPDQLYFGGLIRSMKVARMAEVFGKTLVPHITQYGLGYLYMLHFISACPNAGKYQEFDTFNTRDANGNKIPIVYKSGDPITSYDGVLKVPTGSGMGITIDPDYIKTHTVVKDW, from the coding sequence ATGAAAACAAATAGACGACATTTTCTTAGTTCTGCCATGGCAGGTGGCCTTGGGATGGCCGGCTCAGTAGCTGCTCTGGGCGGGGATGGGCATTCGGATGCCCCGAAACCGCTTGACCTGAAAGCACGCTATGCGAAACTGGATGAAGCACTGAAACGACCCGTTTTAAAAAAGGAATTATTCCCTTCTCCTGTCATGATTGAGACTATGGAGTTGCTGCGGGATCGGGAGAATTTTATAGTCCGGGTACGCTCTAAAGATGGAGCCGAAGGGATTGCCGTTGGGCATACGGGGCTAAATCCCAAAGGGGGAGGGGGGCAAAGCGTCCGAAATTGGCCTCTTACCCATTTCTATTTTACTCGTTTTGAGGGTAAAGATGCCCGCGATTTGGAGGACCTGATTCCAGATGAACATGGTAAATCGGGTGGGGTTCCTACGAACGTTGTTCTGGCCACGGTGGAGCTGGCCATCCTGGATATGATGGGCAACACGATTAAAAAACCGATTGGTGCGTTGATTGGAAACATCGTCAATCCTATGGTTAATGTCTATCAGGGAAGCCGGATCACTGAATTGCTATCGTTACCGCCGGAACAATCGCTGGAAATTGTCAAAAAAGACTTGGAAGAGACAAAGGCAAAGGCCATCAAAATGCGCGTGGGTGGGCCAGGGCAGTTGGATCAGGACAGTAAAGCCGGTAATTTAAAACTGATCAAGATGGCCCGGGAAACCTTCGGGGATAAGATCGTGCTGGGCTGCGACGGCAACAACAAATTTACGGTAGAGGGAGGCATCCGAATGGGCAAGATCCTCGAAGAATACAATTATCAATGGTGGGAAGAAATGGTACCCTATGGTTGGTACGATGAGCTCAAAATGGTGAAAGACGGGCTGAAAATTCCCATTTTTACCGGCGAATCAGAGGCCTTTATCAGTACATTCCGATGGCTGATTGCCAACGATGCCTGCGACGTTGTCCAACCCGATCAGCTCTATTTCGGGGGCCTGATCCGTTCCATGAAAGTGGCCCGGATGGCTGAAGTATTTGGTAAAACGCTGGTGCCGCACATCACCCAATATGGGCTGGGCTACCTCTACATGCTGCATTTTATTTCAGCCTGCCCCAATGCCGGGAAATACCAGGAATTTGATACGTTCAACACCCGTGATGCAAACGGCAATAAAATCCCGATCGTCTACAAATCCGGCGATCCCATCACCAGTTACGATGGCGTGCTGAAGGTGCCTACGGGGTCGGGTATGGGCATCACCATTGATCCGGATTATATCAAAACGCATACGGTAGTCAAGGATTGGTAG